The Chryseobacterium sp. 52 genome includes a region encoding these proteins:
- a CDS encoding RsmB/NOP family class I SAM-dependent RNA methyltransferase — MELIHRNLAIGIHDALQETFFEKNKYADKVIERLLKAHKKWGSQDRAVVSEIFYNIIRWKKRLEYYMGEGVKPTNIYKLIMAYLLWSKTNYKKFEEFDGIKIADILTKLKKNTVPTKAIEHSIPEWLAETLEKELGPGWEKEMRALNEMAPTVLRANSLKTTPKELISDLSDEGVVAYTVKNYPDAVQLEEKKNVFLTTAFKEGLFEVQDGSSQKIGYFLDVKEGQRVVDACAGAGGKTLHLAALMGNKGQIVALDIFEWKLAELKRRAKRAGAHNIETRMISDNKVIKRLYDKADRLLIDAPCSGLGVLKRNPDSKWKIDQDFIDRIKKEQQQILQDYSKMVKVGGKMVYATCSILPSENNLQVEEFLKNNEGFKLVKDDKVMPSQGYDGFYMALIERVS; from the coding sequence AGGAAACATTTTTCGAGAAAAATAAATACGCCGATAAGGTAATCGAAAGACTTTTAAAAGCTCACAAAAAATGGGGAAGCCAGGACAGAGCCGTTGTTTCCGAGATTTTCTATAATATTATCCGCTGGAAAAAGCGTCTTGAATATTATATGGGTGAAGGGGTAAAACCTACCAATATTTATAAGCTGATCATGGCTTATCTGCTTTGGAGCAAGACCAATTATAAGAAATTTGAAGAATTTGACGGTATTAAAATTGCAGATATTCTTACAAAACTTAAAAAAAATACAGTTCCTACAAAGGCTATTGAGCATTCTATTCCTGAATGGCTGGCTGAAACTTTAGAAAAAGAATTAGGTCCGGGTTGGGAGAAAGAAATGCGTGCTTTAAATGAAATGGCTCCAACAGTTTTAAGAGCCAACAGCCTGAAAACAACTCCTAAAGAACTTATTTCTGATCTTTCTGATGAGGGAGTAGTTGCTTATACCGTAAAAAATTATCCGGATGCTGTACAGCTTGAGGAAAAAAAGAATGTTTTTCTTACAACCGCTTTTAAAGAAGGTTTGTTTGAAGTTCAGGATGGTTCTTCACAGAAGATAGGATATTTCCTTGATGTAAAAGAAGGCCAGAGAGTGGTAGATGCCTGTGCAGGAGCAGGAGGAAAAACACTTCACTTAGCTGCATTGATGGGAAATAAAGGGCAGATTGTAGCCTTAGACATCTTCGAATGGAAGCTGGCTGAGCTTAAACGTCGTGCAAAAAGAGCAGGAGCCCACAATATTGAAACCCGTATGATCTCTGACAACAAGGTGATCAAACGTCTTTATGACAAAGCAGACCGACTTCTGATTGATGCACCATGTTCAGGACTTGGTGTTTTAAAGAGAAACCCGGACAGTAAGTGGAAGATTGACCAGGATTTTATCGACAGAATTAAAAAAGAACAACAGCAGATCCTTCAGGACTATTCCAAAATGGTTAAAGTAGGAGGTAAAATGGTATATGCTACATGCTCTATCTTACCTTCGGAAAATAACTTGCAGGTAGAAGAATTTTTGAAAAACAATGAAGGCTTTAAGCTGGTTAAAGATGACAAAGTAATGCCAAGTCAGGGTTACGATGGATTCTATATGGCTCTGATTGAAAGAGTTTCTTAA
- a CDS encoding GLPGLI family protein — protein MYKKVLFNFLALFLCCLAYAQTYEIQYTSSYNGKVLTEQSPTLVWADGKENFILNNTIREQKSSYPFEITKVEKPSNTIVSYAFLKPGEIISSSDAESIGKQTFELTHETKKILGYHCKKAVTKINSNTIEVWYTNDLKMDGGPSVIGQNLGFVLEIERNKNSLITATSIKKVKKTDIENILKGSIQSTDLPGYKDLLWKSRFTTLKVFENETINFSEESKSTESIKKFANGTIILRKIKFPAISEGENIFAEVKQQSNGDAYDRTGTVFFIPQDKISSFFDGLEKGAKTLPVYDNGNGKQYYGVTATENYSPAIEMMRFFTAFGIQKFNHIQLKGKDWQTVSPYRQDITELKPALSEKELWVGAFIGNYDKGGHKVSLDITIHKSDQTVYKNNTVIPLFNTLNIMEMAGQDYSTMFNKDKGLFVEFILKKDLKNAQLRYITTGHGGWENGDEFVPKANSILLDGKMTFSFVPWRSDCGSYRLYNPASGNFPDGLSSSDLSRSNWCPGTVTNPNFIPLGDLKAGQHTIQVKIPQGAPEGTSFSSWNVSGVLLGSQ, from the coding sequence ATGTATAAAAAAGTTCTATTCAACTTCTTAGCCTTATTCTTATGCTGTCTTGCGTATGCACAGACTTATGAGATCCAGTATACGAGTTCTTACAACGGAAAAGTTCTTACTGAGCAATCCCCTACTCTTGTCTGGGCAGATGGAAAAGAAAATTTTATTCTGAATAATACAATCCGGGAACAGAAAAGTAGTTATCCATTTGAGATCACCAAAGTTGAAAAGCCTTCTAACACTATTGTTTCTTATGCTTTCCTGAAACCGGGAGAGATTATTTCATCATCAGATGCAGAATCAATAGGAAAACAGACTTTCGAACTGACTCATGAAACCAAAAAAATTCTTGGTTATCATTGTAAAAAAGCAGTGACAAAGATCAATTCCAATACAATTGAAGTCTGGTATACCAATGATTTAAAGATGGACGGTGGCCCCTCTGTGATTGGACAAAATCTAGGATTTGTTTTAGAGATCGAAAGAAATAAAAATTCATTAATTACCGCCACCTCAATTAAAAAAGTCAAAAAAACAGATATTGAAAATATCTTAAAAGGCTCAATACAATCTACCGATCTGCCGGGTTACAAAGATCTTCTCTGGAAAAGCCGGTTTACCACATTAAAAGTTTTCGAAAATGAAACAATCAATTTTTCAGAGGAATCCAAGTCAACTGAAAGCATTAAAAAATTTGCTAACGGAACAATTATCCTTAGAAAAATAAAATTTCCAGCCATAAGTGAAGGTGAAAATATTTTTGCTGAAGTTAAACAGCAATCCAATGGTGACGCCTATGACAGAACAGGAACCGTATTCTTTATTCCACAAGACAAAATTTCTTCATTTTTTGACGGACTGGAAAAGGGAGCCAAGACACTTCCTGTTTATGATAACGGAAACGGAAAGCAGTATTACGGCGTAACAGCCACGGAAAACTACAGCCCGGCAATAGAAATGATGAGATTTTTTACCGCTTTCGGAATTCAGAAATTCAATCATATTCAATTAAAAGGAAAGGACTGGCAGACGGTAAGCCCATACCGCCAGGATATTACAGAATTAAAACCTGCTCTTTCGGAAAAAGAACTCTGGGTAGGTGCTTTCATCGGAAATTACGATAAAGGAGGCCATAAAGTAAGCCTTGATATCACGATTCACAAAAGTGATCAGACTGTTTATAAAAACAACACGGTAATTCCTCTTTTCAATACTTTAAATATTATGGAAATGGCAGGTCAGGATTATTCAACTATGTTCAATAAAGATAAAGGCCTTTTTGTAGAATTTATCCTGAAAAAAGATCTGAAGAATGCCCAGCTTAGATACATTACCACCGGACACGGAGGCTGGGAAAACGGCGATGAATTTGTTCCTAAAGCCAATTCTATATTATTAGATGGAAAAATGACATTCTCTTTTGTTCCGTGGAGATCAGATTGTGGTTCTTACCGCCTCTACAACCCTGCATCAGGGAATTTTCCGGACGGTCTTTCTTCATCAGACCTCAGCAGATCAAACTGGTGTCCCGGAACTGTTACCAATCCTAATTTTATTCCTTTAGGAGATCTGAAGGCAGGTCAACACACCATACAGGTGAAAATCCCTCAGGGAGCTCCGGAAGGCACAAGTTTCAGTTCATGGAATGTTTCAGGAGTGCTGTTAGGGTCCCAATAA